In Saccharolobus solfataricus, a genomic segment contains:
- a CDS encoding U6 snRNA-associated Sm-like protein LSm6 — MQAKVENPLKSLRTAINRIVLVKLKDGSEYIGKLEQTDGTMNLVLRDCTEIREGTSEPVAKYGRVLIRGSNILFISVDYETVMNSEK, encoded by the coding sequence GTGCAAGCAAAAGTAGAAAATCCGTTGAAGAGTTTAAGAACGGCAATAAATAGAATCGTGCTGGTAAAACTTAAGGATGGCTCAGAGTACATTGGAAAATTAGAACAAACTGACGGAACTATGAATTTAGTATTAAGAGATTGTACTGAAATTAGGGAAGGTACTTCTGAACCAGTAGCAAAATACGGTAGGGTACTTATAAGAGGTAGTAATATACTATTTATTAGTGTTGACTATGAGACAGTTATGAATAGTGAGAAATAA
- the dcd gene encoding dCTP deaminase: MILSDRDLKYYLEKSWIKIQPLREDTIRENGVDLRVGNEIARFKKTDKIFDPDNPDPSFFQTEKGEEFIIQPYEHVLLTTEEYIELNNDVMAFVNLRSTFARLGLFIPPTIVDAGFKGQVTIEVVGSSFPVKLKRSTRFIHLIFARTLTPVEYPYQGKYQGQKGVTLPKFNSQISSFYYQHQSI, from the coding sequence ATGATTCTATCTGATAGGGATTTGAAGTATTATTTAGAGAAGAGCTGGATAAAAATCCAGCCTTTAAGGGAGGATACGATAAGGGAAAATGGAGTTGATTTGAGAGTAGGTAATGAAATAGCTAGGTTCAAAAAAACGGATAAGATCTTTGATCCTGATAATCCTGATCCTTCGTTCTTCCAAACGGAGAAAGGAGAGGAGTTTATAATCCAACCTTATGAGCATGTACTACTAACGACTGAAGAATATATAGAGTTAAATAATGATGTAATGGCTTTCGTAAATCTAAGGTCAACATTTGCTAGATTAGGTTTATTTATCCCACCTACAATAGTCGATGCTGGATTTAAAGGACAAGTAACAATAGAAGTAGTGGGCTCATCTTTCCCTGTAAAATTAAAGAGAAGCACACGTTTTATTCACTTGATCTTTGCCAGAACGCTCACACCAGTTGAATATCCGTACCAAGGAAAATATCAAGGGCAAAAAGGCGTTACATTACCCAAATTTAACTCACAAATTTCCAGCTTTTACTATCAGCATCAAAGTATATAA
- a CDS encoding Mut7-C RNAse domain-containing protein — MRTMLTQKFVVDSMLGKIARWLRIMGYDTLYSNDFEDWKILKIAETQKRIIITRDRGIYYRSLKRGLNCILLSPDSNIIQDLAFIALRSKIDLSVNINATRCPQCNSVLSKLSESMWLCPKCKKEYWKGRHWRTIEEIIIKANSELVKLETKNDSRGTGTDTGVKRRDRTVTNRNS; from the coding sequence ATGAGAACAATGCTAACACAAAAATTCGTCGTAGATAGTATGCTTGGTAAGATTGCGAGATGGCTGAGAATAATGGGTTATGATACACTCTATAGCAATGATTTCGAAGACTGGAAGATTCTGAAGATTGCTGAGACTCAAAAAAGAATAATTATAACTAGAGATAGGGGTATTTACTATCGTTCTCTAAAAAGAGGATTAAATTGTATCCTACTTTCACCAGATTCCAACATAATACAAGATTTAGCTTTTATCGCACTTAGGTCTAAAATAGATTTATCTGTAAATATAAACGCCACTAGATGTCCTCAATGTAACTCAGTTTTGAGTAAACTGTCTGAAAGTATGTGGTTATGCCCTAAATGTAAGAAAGAATATTGGAAAGGTAGGCATTGGAGAACAATTGAAGAGATAATAATTAAAGCTAATTCTGAGTTAGTAAAATTGGAAACTAAAAATGATTCAAGAGGAACTGGTACAGATACAGGAGTTAAACGAAGAGATAGGACGGTTACTAATAGAAATAGCTAG
- a CDS encoding methionine adenosyltransferase encodes MRNINVQLNPLSDIEKLQVELVERKGLGHPDYIADAVAEEASRKLSLYYLKKYGVILHHNLDKTLVVGGQATPRFKGGDIIQPIYIIVAGRATTEVKTESGIDQIPVGTIIIESVKEWIRNNFRYLDAERHVIVDYKIGKGSSDLVGIFEASKRVPLSNDTSFGVGFAPLTKLEKLVYETERHLNSKQFKAKLPEVGEDIKVMGLRRGNEVDLTIAMATISELIEDVNHYINVKEQVRNQILDLASKIAPGYNVRVYVNTGDKIDKNILYLTVTGTSAEHGDDGMTGRGNRGVGLITPMRPMSLEATAGKNPVNHVGKLYNVLANLIANKIAQEVKDVKFSQVQVLGQIGRPIDDPLIANVDVITYDGKLTDETKNEISGIVDEMLSSFNKLTELILEGKATLF; translated from the coding sequence ATGAGAAATATAAATGTGCAATTAAATCCCCTTTCAGATATAGAGAAACTTCAAGTAGAACTAGTAGAGAGAAAAGGATTAGGTCATCCAGATTATATTGCGGATGCAGTTGCTGAAGAAGCTAGCAGAAAGCTTTCCTTGTATTATCTTAAAAAATATGGTGTGATTTTACATCATAATTTAGATAAGACATTGGTGGTTGGAGGACAAGCTACACCTCGTTTTAAAGGTGGAGATATAATACAACCAATATATATCATAGTTGCGGGCAGAGCTACGACTGAGGTAAAAACAGAAAGCGGGATAGACCAAATCCCCGTAGGTACTATCATTATAGAGAGCGTAAAAGAGTGGATCAGAAATAACTTTAGATATCTCGATGCGGAAAGGCATGTTATAGTTGACTATAAGATAGGCAAAGGTTCAAGTGATTTAGTGGGTATATTTGAGGCAAGCAAGAGAGTTCCACTATCTAATGATACTAGTTTTGGAGTAGGTTTTGCTCCATTAACTAAATTAGAAAAACTGGTTTATGAAACGGAGAGGCATTTGAACTCAAAGCAATTCAAAGCCAAACTACCCGAAGTAGGAGAAGATATCAAAGTAATGGGGTTAAGAAGAGGGAATGAGGTAGACCTTACGATAGCGATGGCAACAATTAGCGAACTAATAGAAGACGTTAACCACTATATTAACGTAAAAGAACAAGTAAGGAATCAAATTCTAGATCTCGCATCAAAGATAGCTCCAGGCTACAATGTAAGAGTTTATGTTAATACTGGAGATAAAATAGATAAGAATATACTTTATTTAACCGTAACTGGTACTTCTGCTGAACATGGTGACGATGGAATGACAGGGAGAGGAAATAGAGGTGTTGGGCTAATAACACCAATGAGGCCTATGTCATTAGAAGCTACTGCTGGAAAGAATCCCGTTAATCATGTTGGTAAACTATATAATGTCTTAGCTAATCTTATAGCTAATAAAATAGCTCAAGAAGTAAAGGATGTGAAATTCTCGCAAGTTCAAGTTCTAGGGCAAATAGGGAGACCAATAGACGATCCTTTAATAGCTAATGTTGATGTAATTACTTATGATGGCAAACTTACTGATGAGACTAAAAATGAAATAAGCGGGATTGTAGATGAAATGTTAAGTTCCTTCAATAAATTAACTGAACTAATATTAGAAGGGAAAGCTACTCTCTTTTAA
- the rqcH gene encoding ribosome rescue protein RqcH produces the protein MSSQNIKLQRKNSMTYFDLIAWITENKKAIEGCIIDNVFLIQNTQNTYILKLHCSGRDQELIIEPSKRINITKYNYPKISSTKITELRRLIRGDIITNMYVLNKERILILKLKRDDKKVIVELLPRGVLVIADKDGKILFASEYKEFKDRLIRIGEIYKPPPSIEPNIDEIEKLIKKGNIAKGLGIPQEVANYLSLQDSTPDINVIREKIRNLEISIINGEIKPCLVEDTTVVPFYLDGCKEYQRFNDAIDDYFYTITQKELSEKTSKKISEEKQKIIATIKQIEDSIKDYEDKENNYRQLGNFILSKAYEIDQLLLNNRAKSKKVKLNVDGVEIELDTSLSATKNAMRFFDEAKEYKRKIERALKSLEELKEKLAKIEKQEIEKQNEIKLTLRKKEWYEKYRWSISRSGYLIILGRDASQNESIVKKYLRDKDIFLHADIIGAPATIIITQDNKTISEEDIYDAAVMAASYSKAWKVGLASVDIFWVLGNQVSKSPPSGEYLNKGSFMIYGKKNFIKNVKLQLAIGLILSENGVSVIVGSEETISAKTKYYVVIAPGDDDKERITQKIIKVFSRALPEINGLNALKTEIEDKIPGKSKIVKTSITYNS, from the coding sequence ATGAGTTCTCAGAATATAAAATTACAGAGAAAAAACAGTATGACTTACTTTGATTTAATAGCGTGGATTACAGAAAATAAGAAAGCGATAGAGGGATGTATAATAGATAACGTTTTCTTGATACAAAATACTCAAAATACATATATTTTAAAGTTACATTGCAGTGGAAGAGACCAAGAATTAATAATAGAACCAAGTAAACGAATAAATATAACAAAATACAATTATCCAAAAATTTCTTCAACAAAAATAACCGAATTAAGAAGATTAATTAGAGGAGATATAATTACGAATATGTATGTATTGAACAAGGAAAGAATATTAATCCTAAAACTCAAAAGGGATGATAAAAAGGTAATAGTAGAACTACTACCTAGAGGAGTTTTGGTAATAGCAGATAAAGATGGTAAAATCTTGTTTGCGAGTGAATATAAAGAGTTTAAAGATAGACTCATAAGAATAGGGGAGATATATAAACCTCCACCTTCAATTGAACCTAATATAGATGAAATAGAAAAATTGATTAAGAAAGGAAACATAGCGAAAGGTTTAGGAATCCCACAAGAAGTAGCAAACTATCTTAGCTTACAAGACTCTACACCAGATATTAACGTAATAAGGGAAAAGATAAGAAATTTAGAGATTTCAATAATTAATGGAGAGATAAAACCATGTCTCGTAGAAGATACAACTGTAGTACCTTTTTATCTTGACGGATGCAAAGAATATCAAAGATTTAATGATGCAATAGACGATTATTTCTACACTATAACTCAAAAAGAGCTATCTGAAAAAACTTCCAAAAAAATCTCAGAAGAGAAGCAGAAGATTATAGCCACAATTAAGCAAATAGAGGATAGTATAAAGGATTATGAAGACAAAGAAAATAACTATAGACAACTAGGCAATTTTATACTTTCAAAGGCATACGAAATAGACCAGTTGTTGTTAAATAATAGAGCAAAAAGTAAAAAGGTAAAGCTTAATGTAGATGGAGTTGAAATTGAATTAGATACCTCACTCTCAGCTACTAAAAACGCAATGAGATTTTTTGATGAAGCTAAGGAATATAAGAGAAAAATAGAAAGAGCCCTTAAAAGTTTAGAAGAACTAAAAGAAAAACTGGCTAAAATAGAGAAACAAGAAATAGAGAAACAAAACGAGATAAAACTAACGCTAAGGAAAAAGGAATGGTATGAGAAATATAGATGGAGTATTTCAAGAAGCGGATATTTAATAATTTTAGGAAGAGATGCAAGTCAAAATGAAAGTATAGTTAAAAAATACCTAAGGGACAAAGATATATTCTTGCATGCGGATATTATAGGCGCTCCAGCCACAATCATCATAACACAAGATAATAAGACAATCTCTGAAGAAGATATCTATGATGCAGCAGTTATGGCTGCGAGCTACTCAAAGGCTTGGAAAGTAGGTTTAGCATCTGTTGACATATTTTGGGTTTTAGGCAATCAAGTCTCTAAATCACCGCCAAGTGGAGAATACTTGAATAAAGGTTCATTCATGATTTATGGAAAAAAGAATTTCATAAAAAACGTCAAACTACAATTAGCAATAGGCCTTATACTAAGTGAAAACGGTGTATCAGTAATAGTGGGAAGTGAGGAAACCATTTCGGCTAAGACTAAATACTATGTTGTCATAGCTCCAGGTGATGATGATAAAGAGAGAATAACCCAAAAAATTATAAAAGTGTTTAGTAGAGCTTTACCAGAAATAAACGGATTGAACGCATTAAAAACAGAGATTGAAGATAAAATTCCGGGAAAGAGCAAGATAGTTAAGACAAGTATAACATATAATAGTTAA
- a CDS encoding DUF460 domain-containing protein, protein MKIMGIDIEAMESPSSKSQPLYSVIIIDENEKIVYKAENVSLSRVIRLCWEYSIDILATDNIYELGESDKEIINIVKLLPPNTNIVQVTYHNGEFKQIKELAREIGYEVQGKLSPQKTAYLDALLALKGFGTSIKIEEKRTKIVVSRGRALGPGGMSQNRYKRYIRGTLLRVAKEIKEKLDMKGFDYDMIVRRSRAGIEGAVFIVYTPRERLYGIIRKMKGHDVVVDIKPIYKNRIEFKDKRTERRLIVGIDPGIEVGLSIIDIYGKPILLLSRRNIDRDEIVTLISKEGKAIIVATDVNPLPDTVKKIASKFNAKIFIPEKSLSIDEKQRLIDEYSKLHKLKIDNPHIRDSLAAALKAYNEIENKLRQIESFISRLDIDIMDENRIYDCVIFGNTVSECVEKEIEKIIGKDDYRKIEEIQKENDTTKNTNKLTKLEEENRELKSELIRYKRIIYNLINERDSLIRKIDDIKLQINKEIERDRKIYELNLNLQNAYKVISQLENKLNYNEKQIEKLREVLYKLLNGKAIVVKKDSRVGDIAFDGNNIYIGEEKVNNEIAEYADKEIIILDKQLLNDLEVLRKELQIERSKNIDIKRIIDEYRNKRLKESSFPF, encoded by the coding sequence ATGAAAATAATGGGAATTGATATAGAGGCGATGGAAAGCCCATCCTCTAAGTCACAGCCATTATATTCAGTTATTATTATTGACGAGAACGAAAAAATAGTCTATAAGGCGGAAAACGTAAGTTTAAGTAGAGTTATTAGGTTATGTTGGGAATACAGCATTGATATACTAGCGACTGACAATATTTACGAACTAGGAGAAAGTGATAAAGAGATTATTAATATCGTGAAATTATTGCCGCCAAATACTAACATAGTTCAAGTTACATATCATAATGGAGAATTTAAGCAAATAAAGGAATTGGCTAGGGAAATAGGATACGAAGTGCAAGGAAAATTATCCCCGCAAAAAACTGCATATTTAGATGCATTATTAGCTTTAAAAGGATTTGGAACCAGTATAAAAATTGAAGAAAAACGTACTAAAATAGTAGTGTCAAGGGGAAGAGCATTAGGCCCTGGTGGAATGAGCCAAAATAGATATAAGAGATATATAAGGGGAACCCTTCTCAGAGTAGCTAAGGAGATAAAGGAAAAACTTGATATGAAAGGATTTGATTATGATATGATAGTAAGGAGATCAAGAGCAGGTATTGAGGGAGCCGTATTCATAGTTTATACTCCCAGAGAGAGACTCTACGGAATTATAAGAAAAATGAAAGGTCATGACGTAGTAGTAGATATTAAGCCAATATATAAAAATAGGATTGAATTTAAAGACAAAAGAACTGAAAGGAGATTAATTGTTGGAATAGACCCTGGTATAGAAGTTGGTCTATCAATAATTGATATCTACGGTAAACCAATTTTATTGTTATCAAGAAGAAATATTGATAGAGACGAAATTGTAACCTTGATCTCTAAAGAGGGGAAAGCAATAATAGTAGCGACAGATGTTAATCCACTACCAGACACTGTAAAAAAGATCGCTAGTAAATTTAACGCCAAAATATTCATCCCGGAAAAAAGTCTAAGTATAGATGAAAAACAAAGACTTATTGACGAGTACTCTAAGTTACATAAGCTAAAAATAGATAATCCTCACATTAGAGACTCTTTAGCTGCAGCTCTAAAGGCATATAATGAAATTGAGAACAAATTAAGACAAATTGAGAGTTTCATCAGTAGATTAGATATTGATATAATGGATGAAAATCGTATATACGATTGCGTAATATTTGGTAATACGGTATCTGAATGCGTAGAAAAGGAAATTGAAAAAATCATAGGAAAAGATGATTACAGGAAAATCGAGGAGATACAAAAGGAAAACGATACAACTAAAAATACAAATAAACTAACTAAGTTAGAAGAGGAAAATAGAGAGCTAAAATCAGAACTAATACGTTATAAAAGGATAATTTATAATCTCATCAATGAAAGAGATTCATTAATAAGGAAAATTGATGATATTAAACTACAGATTAATAAGGAAATAGAGAGAGACAGGAAAATTTACGAACTAAATCTAAACCTACAGAATGCGTACAAGGTAATAAGTCAACTTGAGAATAAATTAAATTATAATGAGAAACAAATTGAGAAACTAAGGGAAGTGCTATATAAACTGTTAAATGGAAAGGCAATAGTAGTTAAGAAGGATAGTAGAGTTGGCGATATAGCATTTGATGGAAATAACATCTATATTGGAGAGGAAAAAGTTAACAATGAGATAGCGGAATACGCAGATAAGGAGATTATAATATTAGATAAACAGCTCTTGAACGATCTGGAAGTATTACGTAAAGAACTACAAATAGAAAGGTCTAAGAATATTGATATAAAAAGAATAATTGACGAGTATAGAAATAAAAGGTTAAAAGAGAGTAGCTTTCCCTTCTAA
- the amrA gene encoding AmmeMemoRadiSam system protein A produces MIQEELVQIQELNEEIGRLLIEIARKSIKEEFKLDKLDLSKYDNPILDKKGLAFVTLEKIAYNTSSLRGCIGYVEAVAPLKQIAASAAKAAAFSDPRFNPLQEDELANIIIEVTVLTKPEEIKVKDRWDLPKIIKVGEDGLIVEKGILHSGLLLPQVPMEYCWDEETFLAETCIKASLEPDCWLDSSVRIKRFHGIIFKETKPNGSDIIVIKPSDIKCKLNELINNL; encoded by the coding sequence ATGATTCAAGAGGAACTGGTACAGATACAGGAGTTAAACGAAGAGATAGGACGGTTACTAATAGAAATAGCTAGAAAATCCATTAAGGAAGAATTCAAGTTAGACAAGTTGGATTTGAGTAAGTACGATAATCCCATTTTAGATAAAAAAGGTCTAGCCTTTGTGACGCTAGAGAAAATTGCGTATAATACGAGTTCTTTAAGAGGCTGTATAGGCTATGTTGAGGCAGTTGCTCCTTTGAAGCAGATAGCTGCGTCTGCAGCCAAAGCTGCCGCTTTTTCAGATCCAAGATTTAATCCGCTGCAAGAAGATGAATTAGCGAATATAATTATCGAGGTTACAGTGTTAACAAAACCAGAAGAAATAAAGGTAAAAGATAGGTGGGATTTACCCAAGATTATAAAAGTTGGGGAAGATGGTTTAATAGTTGAGAAAGGGATTCTCCACAGCGGCCTTTTATTACCTCAAGTTCCTATGGAATATTGCTGGGATGAAGAAACGTTCCTAGCGGAAACTTGCATTAAGGCTTCTTTAGAACCAGATTGTTGGTTAGATAGCTCTGTTAGAATTAAAAGATTTCATGGAATAATATTTAAAGAAACTAAACCAAATGGAAGTGATATTATTGTAATAAAGCCTAGCGATATTAAATGTAAGCTAAATGAATTAATAAATAATTTATGA
- the pdo gene encoding protein disulfide oxidoreductase: MEQEYAELFSDEVKNALQDALKDMKNPVDVYVFVDNTDSNCQYCGVTTKFLEFMASAAPKDSNGSLLKVHIVDRANENSRKIFEEFNVERVPTVAFYNGYIRWTGAPLGEEIRALVETIVRLSQGESGLSQETVEAIKSKLNGKVKIETVVTPSCPYCPYAALMAHMVAFEACRAGKCNVISEVIEAYENQDIAEKYQVMSVPAIAINESIEFIGVPYEENFINAILEKQKIS, from the coding sequence ATGGAACAAGAATATGCCGAACTATTTAGTGATGAAGTTAAGAATGCGTTACAAGACGCATTAAAAGATATGAAAAATCCAGTAGATGTTTATGTTTTCGTAGACAATACAGACTCTAATTGCCAATATTGCGGTGTTACTACTAAATTTCTGGAATTCATGGCTAGTGCTGCACCAAAAGATAGTAATGGTAGTTTATTAAAGGTTCATATAGTGGATAGAGCAAATGAAAATAGCAGAAAAATTTTCGAAGAGTTTAACGTGGAAAGAGTTCCTACTGTGGCATTTTATAATGGGTATATTAGATGGACTGGAGCTCCTTTAGGTGAGGAAATAAGAGCATTAGTTGAGACTATAGTAAGGCTTTCACAAGGTGAAAGTGGTCTAAGTCAAGAAACCGTAGAAGCTATAAAATCTAAACTGAATGGTAAGGTAAAGATAGAAACGGTAGTCACACCATCTTGTCCATACTGTCCATATGCAGCGTTAATGGCGCATATGGTTGCTTTTGAGGCTTGCAGAGCAGGGAAGTGCAATGTTATATCTGAAGTGATAGAAGCTTATGAAAATCAAGATATTGCGGAGAAATATCAAGTAATGTCAGTACCAGCTATAGCTATAAATGAATCTATAGAATTTATAGGAGTACCCTACGAGGAGAACTTTATAAATGCAATTTTAGAGAAGCAAAAGATAAGCTAA
- a CDS encoding ATP-dependent DNA ligase, translated as MEFKVIAEYFDKLEKISSRLQLTALLADLLSKSDKTIIDKVVYIIQGKLWPDFLGYPELGIGEKFLIKAISIATNTDENSVENLYKTIGDLGEVARRLKSKQQSTGILGFLGTTSKESLTVDEVYSTLSKVALTTGEGSRDLKIRLLAGLLKKADPLEAKFLVRFVEGRLRVGIGDATVLDAMAIAFGGGQSASEIIERAYNLRADLGNIAKIIVEKGIEALKTLKPQVGIPIRPMLAERLSNPEEILKKMGGNAIVDYKYDGERAQIHKKEDKIFIFSRRLENITSQYPDVVDYVSKYIEGKEFIIEGEIVAIDPESGEMRPFQELMHRKRKSDIYEAIKEYPVNVFLFDLMYYEDVDYTTKPLEARRKLLESIVKPNDYVKIAHHIQANNVEDLKSFFYRAISEGGEGVMVKAIGKDAIYQAGARGWLWIKLKRDYQSEMADTVDLVVVGGFYGKGKRGGKISSLLMAAYNPKTDSFESVCKVASGFSDEQLDELQKKLMEIKRDVKHPRVNSKMEPDIWVEPVYVAEIIGSEITISPLHTCCQDVVEKDAGLSIRFPRFIRWRDDKSPEDATTTDEILEMYNKQPKKKIESPAVDESV; from the coding sequence ATGGAGTTTAAAGTTATTGCCGAGTACTTTGATAAATTGGAGAAAATATCTTCGAGGCTTCAGCTTACAGCTTTACTAGCTGATCTTTTAAGTAAAAGTGACAAGACAATTATAGATAAAGTAGTTTATATTATACAAGGCAAATTGTGGCCTGATTTTTTAGGTTATCCAGAGCTTGGGATCGGAGAGAAATTCCTAATAAAAGCAATCAGTATAGCCACAAACACGGATGAAAATTCAGTAGAAAATCTGTATAAAACGATAGGAGATCTTGGAGAGGTGGCTCGAAGACTAAAAAGTAAGCAGCAAAGTACAGGAATTTTAGGATTTTTGGGTACCACAAGTAAAGAGAGCTTAACAGTGGACGAAGTTTACTCTACATTATCTAAGGTAGCATTAACTACGGGAGAGGGTAGTAGAGATTTAAAGATAAGATTATTAGCCGGCTTGTTAAAAAAGGCAGATCCATTAGAGGCTAAGTTCCTAGTCAGATTTGTTGAAGGTCGGCTTAGAGTAGGTATAGGAGATGCAACAGTTTTAGATGCTATGGCAATAGCGTTTGGTGGAGGGCAATCAGCATCGGAAATAATTGAAAGAGCCTATAATCTTAGGGCAGATCTAGGAAACATTGCAAAAATTATAGTAGAAAAGGGAATTGAAGCGCTAAAGACTCTAAAGCCTCAAGTTGGAATACCAATTAGGCCAATGCTAGCTGAAAGGCTATCAAATCCTGAAGAAATATTAAAGAAAATGGGTGGGAATGCCATAGTTGATTATAAATATGATGGAGAGAGAGCACAAATACACAAAAAAGAAGATAAAATTTTCATATTTTCTAGAAGATTAGAGAACATTACTTCTCAGTATCCAGATGTAGTTGATTATGTTAGTAAATACATAGAAGGTAAAGAATTCATTATAGAGGGAGAGATAGTAGCTATAGATCCAGAAAGTGGAGAGATGAGGCCATTTCAAGAGTTAATGCACAGAAAGAGAAAGTCAGATATTTATGAAGCAATTAAGGAGTACCCAGTTAACGTATTTCTCTTCGATCTAATGTATTATGAAGATGTAGATTATACTACAAAGCCATTAGAAGCTAGAAGAAAATTGCTAGAGAGTATTGTAAAACCAAATGATTATGTAAAAATAGCTCATCATATTCAAGCTAATAATGTAGAGGATCTTAAATCGTTCTTCTATCGAGCCATATCGGAGGGCGGGGAGGGAGTGATGGTGAAAGCAATCGGAAAAGATGCAATATATCAAGCGGGTGCTAGGGGTTGGTTATGGATAAAGCTTAAACGTGATTATCAAAGCGAGATGGCTGATACAGTTGACTTAGTAGTGGTTGGCGGTTTCTACGGTAAGGGTAAAAGAGGCGGTAAGATAAGCTCGTTATTAATGGCTGCATATAATCCTAAGACTGATTCTTTTGAATCCGTTTGCAAGGTAGCTAGTGGTTTTTCAGATGAACAGCTTGATGAGTTACAAAAGAAGTTAATGGAAATAAAGAGGGACGTTAAGCATCCTAGGGTTAATTCTAAGATGGAACCAGATATATGGGTAGAGCCAGTTTATGTTGCGGAGATAATTGGATCAGAGATAACGATATCTCCTTTACATACTTGTTGTCAAGACGTAGTAGAGAAGGATGCTGGTTTATCTATAAGATTTCCTCGATTTATAAGATGGAGGGATGATAAGAGTCCAGAAGATGCTACGACTACTGATGAGATACTTGAAATGTACAATAAGCAGCCTAAGAAGAAGATCGAATCACCAGCTGTAGATGAGAGCGTTTAA
- a CDS encoding RIO1 family regulatory kinase/ATPase, which translates to MRLSLAEKASLVRPFDYILLKTIYGLRDKSEFVSFNALKKRLDIKDDEELKISLKKLSELKLISKKPTDLSFKLTFSGLDILGIKLLYVNKILNRLAEIIGIGKESLVYYGYDFNDNKIIVKFHRVGTDSYKKVKFRKSQEKKSWLSITVENAKREFEALTCLSNEGGYVPKPLGVEYNAVAMEYIDGIELYKIPVTNMDLNLDEILEKILQTMRIAYTICHITHGDLSPYNVLIDKNGNPYLIDWPQATKSEERLEKDLSNLIIFFRKKGIDVDTRKIFDYVRGVS; encoded by the coding sequence ATGAGACTTTCACTAGCGGAGAAAGCATCACTAGTGAGACCTTTCGACTATATATTATTAAAAACGATATATGGTCTTAGGGATAAAAGTGAATTTGTTAGTTTTAATGCCTTAAAAAAGAGATTAGATATTAAAGACGATGAAGAACTAAAGATATCACTAAAGAAATTATCTGAGTTAAAACTTATTTCTAAAAAGCCAACAGATTTATCTTTCAAATTAACATTTTCTGGTCTGGATATTTTGGGAATAAAACTGCTATATGTGAATAAAATCTTGAATAGATTAGCAGAGATAATAGGGATAGGAAAAGAAAGCTTAGTATATTATGGGTATGATTTCAACGATAACAAAATAATAGTTAAATTTCATCGAGTAGGCACGGATAGTTATAAGAAAGTTAAATTTAGAAAAAGCCAAGAAAAGAAAAGTTGGCTTTCAATTACCGTTGAAAATGCTAAAAGAGAGTTTGAAGCTCTTACATGTTTAAGCAATGAGGGAGGCTATGTCCCTAAGCCACTAGGAGTGGAATATAACGCCGTAGCAATGGAATATATCGATGGGATAGAGCTTTACAAAATACCAGTTACTAATATGGATCTAAACTTAGATGAAATCCTTGAAAAAATTTTACAAACCATGAGAATAGCTTACACTATTTGTCACATAACACATGGAGATTTAAGCCCGTATAATGTACTTATAGATAAAAACGGAAATCCTTATCTTATTGACTGGCCTCAAGCGACAAAATCTGAGGAAAGATTAGAAAAGGATCTATCAAATCTTATAATATTTTTTAGAAAAAAGGGAATAGATGTAGATACTCGTAAGATTTTCGATTATGTAAGAGGGGTATCATGA
- a CDS encoding ArsR/SmtB family transcription factor: MELIIDDPEKIYEISKALSTMTRINILQLVSITPMSISELTEKLNMSKGNISSHISELENLGLVEVEYQNGIKGIKKIIKAKYDKIIIVLKTSNSSNEP, translated from the coding sequence ATGGAGCTAATAATTGATGATCCAGAAAAAATCTACGAAATTTCTAAGGCGTTATCTACAATGACTAGAATAAATATACTACAACTAGTCTCTATAACGCCGATGAGCATATCAGAGCTCACCGAAAAACTTAATATGAGTAAGGGAAACATAAGTTCTCATATTTCTGAGCTTGAAAATCTAGGTCTAGTTGAAGTTGAGTACCAGAATGGAATAAAAGGTATAAAAAAGATTATAAAAGCTAAATATGATAAAATTATAATAGTTTTAAAGACTAGCAACAGCTCTAATGAACCCTAA